The following are from one region of the Myxocyprinus asiaticus isolate MX2 ecotype Aquarium Trade chromosome 2, UBuf_Myxa_2, whole genome shotgun sequence genome:
- the LOC127454728 gene encoding tropomyosin alpha-1 chain encodes MDAIKKKMQMLKLDKENALDRAEQAEADKKGAEDRSKQLEDDLVALQKKLKATEDELDKYSEALKDAQEKLELAEKKATDAEGDVASLNRRIQLVEEELDRAQERLATALQKLEEAEKAADESERGMKVIENRALKDEEKMELQEIQLKEAKHIAEEADRKYEEVARKLVIVEGELERTEERAELNEGKCSELEEELKTVTNNMKSLEAQAEKYSQKEDKYEEEIKVLTDKLKEAETRAEFAERSVAKLEKTIDDLEDELYAQKLKYKAISEELDHALNDMTSI; translated from the exons ATGGATGCCATTAAGAAGAAGATGCAGATGCTCAAGCTCGACAAGGAGAATGCCTTGGACAGAGCAGAGCAGGCTGAGGCCGATAAGAAGGGAGCAGAGGACAGAAGCAAACAG CTCGAGGATGACCTGGTCGCCCTGCAGAAGAAGCTGAAGGCAACTGAGGATGAGTTGGACAAATACTCCGAGGCCCTGAAGGATGCTCAGGAAAAACTTGAGCTGGCTGAGAAGAAAGCTACCGAT GCTGAGGGCGATGTGGCTTCCCTGAACAGACGTATCCAGCTGGTTGAGGAGGAGTTGGATCGTGCACAGGAGCGTCTGGCCACTGCTCTGCAGAAGCTGGAGGAGGCTGAGAAGGCTGCTGATGAGAGCGAGAG AGGCATGAAGGTCATTGAGAACAGGGCTCTGAAGGATGAGGAGAAGATGGAGCTGCAGGAGATCCAGTTGAAAGAGGCCAAGCACATTGCTGAGGAGGCTGACCGCAAGTATGAGGAG GTGGCCCGTAAGCTGGTGATTGTTGAGGGTGAGCTGGAGCGTACAGAGGAGCGTGCTGAGCTGAATGAGGG TAAGTGTTCTGAGCTGGAGGAGGAATTGAAAACTGTGACCAACAACATGAAGTCTCTGGAGGCCCAGGCTGAGAAG TACTCCCAGAAGGAGGACAAGTATGAAGAGGAGATCAAGGTCCTGACTGACAAGCTGAAGGAG GCTGAGACTCGTGCTGAGTTTGCTGAGAGATCAGTTGCCAAGCTTGAGAAGACCATTGATGATCTGGAGG ATGAGTTGTATGCCCAGAAACTCAAGTACAAAGCCATCAGCGAAGAGCTGGACCACGCTCTCAACGACATGACCTCCAT TTAA
- the LOC127454723 gene encoding F-box only protein 22-like, whose amino-acid sequence MEGEATPPNILAASKAGYVLSNVAEVVERILTFVPTKTLFRIASVCRLWRNCARRVLRTQQRLTWLSATGSSMYQEHVLFRTMAEDLENIYLLPQIALLMVDGENFSGPVSFRHKKARKCEDEVESDPVEKLRCLLPSSCEILGLVAPGIVVTPSGSPSSPPQEHEEGEAGYSLLFPAMDGVSIRPFHFCKKSLSETTMEEAGLINNPDLKVVLLFDYETYKPGGGRFLNTLLEPLSQSNVLIVGGQVERVFSSDVTCCSPGSFGAVGLTFSGSRIQGASVLVEQDVSSPKAAEATIQRLKAANIPERNTIGFMFACVGRGHNSYNNQRNVEANAFRKIFSSVPLLGFFGNGEIGCDRIVKENYTLSETDADGLQHSFTTVMSLVHFG is encoded by the exons ATGGAAGGAGAAGCAACTCCTCCAAACATCTTGGCGGCAAGTAAAGCAGGATATGTCCTGAGTAATGTCGCCGAAGTCGTAGAGAGGATTCTGACATTTGTGCCAACTAAAACTCTCTTTCGGATAGCAAG TGTTTGCAGGCTATGGAGGAACTGTGCACGCCGAGTCCTGAGGACCCAGCAGAGACTGACCTGGCTCTCAGCCACTGGCTCATCTATGTATCAGGAGCATGTTTTGTTTAGAACTATGGCAGAAGACTTGGAG AATATCTACCTGCTACCCCAGATAGCTCTCTTAATGGTAGACGGGGAAAACTTTAGTGGGCCTGTTAGTTTCAGACACAAAAAGG CCAGGAAGTGTGAAGATGAAGTGGAGTCAGACCCTGTTGAGAAGTTGAGATGCTTACTGCCTAGCAGCTGTGAGATATTAGGCCTTGTCGCACCAGGAATTGTGG TGACCCCCAGTGGTTCGCCTAGCAGCCCCCCGCAGGAGCATGAGGAGGGGGAAGCTGGCTACAGTCTGCTTTTTCCTGCAATGGATGGGGTCAGCATCCGGCCTTTCCACTTCTGCAAAAAGAGCCTCAGTGAAACAACAATGGAGGAAGCAG GGTTGATTAACAACCCCGATTTAAAGGTGGTGCTGTTGTTCGACTATGAGACCTATAAACCTGGAGGTGGACGCTTTCTTAACACGCTACTGGAACCCCTTTCCCAAAGTAATGTACTTATTGTTGGAGGACAAGTGGAAAGAGTCTTTTCCAGTGACGTTACCTG CTGTTCTCCAGGTTCTTTTGGGGCAGTTGGACTGACCTTTAGTGGCTCCAGGATCCAGGGTGCCTCAGTACTGGTGGAGCAGGATGTAAGTAGCCCCAAAGCAGCAGAGGCCACAATCCAGCGGCTGAAGGCTGCCAATATCCCAGAGAGAAACACAATTGGCTTCATGTTTGCCTGTGTGGGGCGCGGACACAACAGCTATAATAACCAGCGTAACGTGGAGGCTAATGCCTTCCGGAAGATCTTCTCCAGCGTTCCGCTTTTAGGATTCTTTGGAAATGGAGAGATCGGCTGTGACCGCATTGTCAAAGAGAACTACACATTGAGTGAGACTGATGCTGATGGACTACAGCACTCTTTTACAACAGTCATGAGTCTGGTGCATTTTGGCTAA